A single genomic interval of Microbacterium sp. zg-Y1090 harbors:
- a CDS encoding BglG family transcription antiterminator has translation MTRARQDRLLALLTRDGEWRTAATLADSLGVTPRSVRSYVTAVNARVPGGGAVESGPLGYRAGQEAGTALRAETDAGTPRDRLHALVRTLLDEHQGIDVFETADRLHVSPATVDADLARVRGLLGGTELTLERSASRARLRGTEAAQRRLLSRLAHDEMDAGSFDIEALRRTLGTESVGAQAFGPFKTELVAGLGALGYFVNELGIADVVMHIAIAADRVARDRALEGAASDDDEARAEIGALIDRLSFAHLGVQLGVGDVRHLANLVLTRVVAPGTAPDDRAMKRLDPDIERAVREVVMAAAAEFLVDIAHEDFIVRLALHVQNLQQRARAQAWSRNPLTRSLKSTYPMIFEVAVYIASRLADRLDITLMDDEIAYIAMHVGGRLERSRRADQMLTATIVCPGYYELHELLRSSVDRSLGQVVEVVGVETRVDPDWAGIRTDLVLTTIEPPAPGERIVRIQPFLTEADVERVQAAAGRVRRGRRLARLREELERYFSPTAFVRGLDGEGGEEAVIRRLGETLVAEGIIDEGYVQRTIEREGLSSTAFTDALAVPHAIGMTATRTAIAIGIAEPSIAWGEGRVQVVAFTAFSEGDRAAFQTVFEQFVEVFSERDSVQRIVRRGTDFASFLDELVAVIDG, from the coding sequence GTGACCAGAGCAAGGCAGGACCGCCTCCTGGCACTGCTCACCCGAGACGGCGAATGGCGCACGGCGGCGACGCTCGCCGACTCCCTGGGGGTCACCCCGCGCAGCGTGCGCAGCTATGTCACTGCCGTCAACGCCCGGGTGCCGGGCGGCGGGGCGGTCGAATCCGGTCCGCTCGGGTACCGGGCAGGGCAGGAGGCGGGCACGGCGCTGCGGGCCGAGACAGACGCCGGCACCCCCCGCGACCGACTGCACGCCCTGGTGCGAACGCTGCTGGACGAGCATCAGGGCATCGATGTGTTCGAGACGGCGGATCGCCTGCACGTCAGCCCCGCGACGGTGGATGCCGATCTTGCGCGGGTGCGCGGACTGCTCGGGGGGACCGAGCTCACGCTCGAGCGCTCGGCGTCGCGTGCGCGGCTGCGCGGCACCGAGGCCGCCCAGCGGCGGCTGCTCAGCCGGCTCGCCCACGACGAGATGGATGCGGGCTCGTTCGACATCGAGGCGCTGCGCCGCACGCTCGGGACGGAATCCGTCGGCGCGCAGGCGTTCGGGCCGTTCAAGACCGAGCTCGTCGCCGGGCTCGGCGCGCTCGGCTACTTCGTCAACGAGCTCGGCATCGCCGACGTCGTCATGCACATCGCCATCGCCGCGGACAGGGTGGCGCGGGATCGGGCTCTGGAGGGCGCGGCATCCGACGACGACGAGGCGCGCGCCGAGATCGGCGCCCTCATCGACCGTCTGAGCTTCGCGCACCTGGGGGTGCAGCTCGGGGTGGGGGACGTCAGGCATCTGGCGAACCTGGTGCTCACCCGCGTCGTGGCCCCCGGCACCGCGCCCGACGATCGGGCCATGAAGCGGCTGGACCCCGATATCGAACGCGCCGTGCGGGAGGTGGTGATGGCGGCGGCGGCGGAGTTCCTCGTCGACATCGCCCACGAGGACTTCATCGTGCGCCTCGCCCTGCACGTGCAGAACCTGCAGCAGCGCGCGCGGGCGCAGGCGTGGTCGCGCAACCCGCTGACGCGCTCGCTCAAATCGACCTACCCGATGATCTTCGAAGTCGCCGTCTACATCGCCAGCCGCCTGGCCGACCGGCTCGACATCACGCTGATGGACGACGAGATCGCCTACATCGCCATGCACGTCGGGGGGCGCCTGGAGCGCAGCCGCCGCGCCGACCAGATGCTCACGGCGACGATCGTCTGCCCCGGCTATTACGAGCTGCACGAGCTGCTGCGCTCGAGTGTCGACCGCTCGCTCGGGCAGGTGGTGGAGGTCGTCGGGGTGGAGACCCGCGTCGACCCCGACTGGGCGGGAATCCGCACCGACCTGGTGCTGACGACCATCGAGCCGCCGGCGCCGGGCGAGCGGATCGTGCGGATCCAGCCGTTCCTCACCGAGGCCGACGTGGAGCGTGTGCAGGCGGCGGCCGGCAGGGTGCGGCGGGGACGCCGCCTGGCCCGCCTGCGCGAGGAGCTGGAGCGGTACTTCTCGCCGACCGCCTTCGTGCGGGGGCTCGACGGCGAGGGCGGAGAAGAGGCGGTGATCCGTCGGCTCGGCGAGACGCTCGTGGCCGAGGGCATCATCGACGAGGGGTACGTGCAGCGCACGATCGAGCGGGAGGGTCTTTCGTCCACCGCGTTCACCGATGCGCTCGCCGTGCCGCACGCGATCGGAATGACCGCCACCCGCACCGCGATCGCGATCGGCATCGCCGAGCCGTCGATCGCGTGGGGTGAGGGCCGTGTGCAGGTCGTGGCGTTCACGGCGTTCTCCGAGGGCGACCGCGCCGCGTTCCAGACGGTGTTCGAGCAGTTCGTCGAGGTCTTCAGCGAGCGCGACAGCGTGCAGCGGATCGTGCGCCGCGGGACCGACTTCGCGTCGTTCCTGGATGAGCTGGTCGCCGTCATCGACGGCTGA
- a CDS encoding PTS sugar transporter subunit IIB — protein MRILVVCAAGASSTFVAQRVRHAAHDRGLPYAAFAGTEQSLTIDLDSADVVLVGPHLTYALEDIRRVAEPRGTAVVLLPDDIFSDHDGSRTLAFVQDALKETETL, from the coding sequence ATGAGGATCCTCGTGGTGTGCGCAGCGGGAGCGTCGAGCACGTTCGTCGCGCAACGGGTGCGCCACGCCGCACACGACCGTGGTCTGCCCTACGCCGCCTTTGCGGGTACGGAGCAATCGCTTACCATCGATCTCGACTCGGCCGACGTCGTGCTGGTGGGCCCGCACCTCACGTACGCACTCGAGGACATCCGACGGGTGGCAGAGCCCCGCGGTACCGCCGTGGTGCTTCTCCCCGACGACATCTTCAGCGACCACGACGGCAGCCGCACGCTCGCTTTCGTCCAAGACGCCCTCAAAGAGACGGAGACCTTGTGA
- a CDS encoding HPr family phosphocarrier protein, which yields MTALTRTVRVGSNNGLHARPAKMFAQAAKDSGIPVTIAKDAGAAANAASILGVIALGVERGDYVTLTADGDGAEAILDELAELLATDHDA from the coding sequence GTGACTGCACTCACACGAACCGTGCGCGTCGGTTCGAACAACGGACTGCACGCCCGCCCCGCGAAGATGTTCGCGCAGGCGGCGAAGGACTCCGGAATCCCCGTGACCATCGCGAAGGATGCCGGCGCGGCCGCCAACGCCGCCAGCATCCTCGGGGTGATCGCGCTCGGGGTGGAGCGCGGCGACTACGTGACCCTGACGGCCGACGGCGACGGAGCCGAAGCCATCCTCGATGAGCTGGCTGAGCTGCTGGCCACCGATCACGACGCCTGA
- the ptsP gene encoding phosphoenolpyruvate--protein phosphotransferase yields the protein MTELRGVGIGLGVAQGPVARMSEPLPPPSDAASQRTAEEERDRARASVAAVARELEERGAHAGGAARDVLEAQAMMAEDPALLQQVDARIAQGKTAEYAVFDAFASFREQLTAMGGYLGERAADLDDVAQRVIAHLQGVPAPGVPDPGHPFVLVARDLAPADTALLDLDKVLALVTSDGGPTSHTAILAREKAIVAVVGAAGATNLADGDTVIVDAAAGLVVSEPSAEDLARAQHRADARASAASAPITPGALADGTPVPLLANLGKPEGAEEAVALGAEGVGLFRTEFLFLSSSSAPTVEQQRETYTQLLRHFPGKKVVVRVLDAGADKPLAFLNDAHEDNPALGLRGLRALRASEDILREQLTALAQADAATEADVWVMAPMVSTVEEARYFTELARDYDLKMAGIMVEVPSIALMADKALAVADFASIGTNDLTQYTLAADRLLGSVAAFQDPWHPAVLRLIREVGAAGQATGKPVGICGEAAADPLLAVVLVGLGASTLSMAPTALADVRASLLTHTFGDAQRIAEAALTADDAAGARLAAQQAATREKETQQ from the coding sequence ATGACCGAGCTGCGCGGAGTCGGAATCGGCCTGGGGGTGGCGCAGGGCCCGGTGGCCCGCATGTCCGAGCCGTTGCCCCCGCCGTCGGACGCGGCCAGCCAGCGCACTGCCGAGGAGGAGCGCGACCGCGCCCGCGCCTCGGTGGCTGCCGTCGCACGCGAGCTCGAAGAGCGCGGCGCGCACGCCGGCGGCGCCGCCCGTGACGTGCTCGAGGCGCAGGCGATGATGGCGGAGGATCCGGCGCTGCTGCAGCAGGTCGACGCCCGCATCGCGCAGGGCAAGACCGCCGAGTACGCCGTGTTCGACGCCTTCGCCTCGTTCCGCGAGCAGCTCACGGCCATGGGCGGCTACCTCGGCGAGCGCGCCGCCGACCTCGACGACGTCGCGCAGCGCGTCATCGCCCACCTGCAGGGCGTTCCCGCTCCGGGCGTGCCCGACCCCGGCCACCCGTTCGTGCTCGTGGCCCGCGACCTCGCCCCGGCCGACACCGCGCTGCTGGACCTCGACAAGGTGCTGGCGCTGGTGACGAGCGATGGCGGACCGACCTCGCACACCGCGATCCTCGCCCGAGAGAAGGCGATCGTGGCCGTGGTGGGCGCTGCCGGCGCCACGAACCTCGCCGACGGCGACACGGTCATCGTCGATGCGGCGGCAGGTCTGGTGGTCAGCGAGCCCTCCGCCGAGGATCTCGCCCGTGCACAGCACCGTGCCGACGCCCGCGCGTCCGCGGCATCCGCCCCCATCACCCCCGGCGCCCTCGCCGACGGCACGCCCGTGCCGCTGCTGGCCAACCTCGGCAAGCCCGAGGGGGCAGAGGAGGCCGTCGCGCTGGGAGCGGAGGGCGTGGGGCTGTTCCGCACGGAGTTCCTCTTCCTCAGTTCCAGCTCCGCACCCACCGTGGAGCAGCAGCGGGAGACGTACACGCAGCTGCTGCGGCACTTCCCCGGCAAGAAGGTGGTCGTGCGCGTGCTCGACGCCGGTGCCGACAAGCCGCTGGCCTTCCTCAACGACGCCCACGAGGACAATCCCGCTCTGGGCCTGCGCGGGCTGCGCGCCCTGCGCGCCAGCGAGGACATCCTGCGCGAGCAGTTGACCGCGCTGGCGCAGGCGGATGCCGCGACCGAGGCCGACGTGTGGGTGATGGCGCCGATGGTGTCCACGGTCGAGGAGGCACGGTACTTCACCGAGCTCGCCCGTGACTACGACCTCAAGATGGCCGGGATCATGGTCGAGGTCCCCTCGATCGCCCTCATGGCCGACAAGGCACTCGCCGTTGCGGACTTCGCCTCGATCGGCACGAACGACCTCACGCAGTACACCCTCGCCGCCGACCGTCTGCTCGGCTCGGTGGCAGCTTTCCAAGACCCCTGGCACCCCGCCGTGCTGCGCCTCATCCGCGAGGTCGGCGCCGCGGGGCAGGCCACCGGCAAGCCCGTCGGCATCTGCGGCGAGGCCGCAGCCGATCCGCTGCTGGCGGTCGTGCTCGTCGGTCTCGGCGCGTCGACCCTGTCGATGGCGCCCACCGCGCTGGCCGACGTGCGCGCCAGCCTGCTCACCCACACGTTCGGCGATGCGCAGCGCATCGCCGAAGCCGCCCTCACCGCCGACGACGCGGCGGGGGCACGCCTCGCGGCGCAGCAAGCCGCTACCCGAGAGAAGGAGACACAGCAATGA
- a CDS encoding PTS mannitol transporter subunit IICB, protein MTTASAPATQGGSKARVGVQRFGTFLSGMIMPNIPALIAWGIFTAFFIDVGWTPNADLATIVGPFIHYLLPIIIAYTAGHMVYGVRGAVVGSIAVMGAIAGSDQLIAQFNATLPEGVAPLGQIHMFIGAMIMGPLAAYTMKWLDKLWDGKIRAGFEMLVNMFSAGIWGFVMAIVGFYPVAWLVNGLMDVLGNAVDWLVEANLLPLTSILIEPAKVFFLNNAINHGVLTPLGIAQADETGKSILFLLEANPGPGLGLLLAFTFFGIGAARASAPGAAVIQFFGGIHEVYFPFALMKPVLIVALIAGGMTGVTTNMLLGAGLRAPAAPGSIIAVLAQTANDSYVGVILSVILSAAVTFIVASLILRASRKRDLLAEGDKFASAVSQTEANKGKTSAAMDALRASGRNDRESVREGEQAVDRLETEAETGGRLDGGAVAVKPVRNIVFACDAGMGSSAMGASVLRNKIKKAGIEDVTVVNKAIANLDPSADLVITQNQLTDRARKQTPNAIHVSVDNFMNSPKYDEVVEMVRDQHDRA, encoded by the coding sequence ATGACGACTGCGTCAGCCCCCGCCACCCAGGGCGGCAGCAAGGCGCGTGTCGGAGTCCAGCGCTTCGGCACGTTCCTGTCCGGCATGATCATGCCGAACATCCCCGCGCTCATCGCGTGGGGCATCTTCACCGCGTTCTTCATCGACGTGGGCTGGACCCCCAACGCCGACCTCGCGACCATCGTCGGTCCGTTCATCCACTACCTGCTGCCGATCATCATCGCCTACACCGCCGGCCACATGGTCTACGGCGTGCGCGGCGCGGTCGTCGGCTCGATCGCCGTCATGGGCGCGATCGCCGGTTCCGACCAGCTCATCGCCCAGTTCAACGCGACCCTCCCCGAGGGTGTGGCGCCGCTCGGCCAGATCCACATGTTCATCGGCGCCATGATCATGGGCCCGCTCGCGGCCTACACCATGAAGTGGCTCGACAAGCTGTGGGACGGCAAGATCCGCGCCGGCTTCGAGATGCTCGTGAACATGTTCTCGGCGGGCATCTGGGGCTTCGTCATGGCCATCGTCGGGTTCTACCCGGTGGCGTGGCTGGTCAACGGCCTGATGGATGTGCTCGGCAACGCGGTGGACTGGCTGGTCGAGGCCAACCTGCTGCCTCTGACGAGCATCCTCATCGAGCCGGCGAAGGTGTTCTTCCTGAACAACGCCATCAACCACGGCGTGCTCACGCCACTCGGCATCGCCCAGGCGGACGAGACCGGCAAGTCCATCCTGTTCCTGCTCGAAGCCAACCCCGGCCCCGGCCTCGGTCTGCTGCTGGCGTTCACGTTCTTCGGCATCGGCGCGGCTCGCGCGTCGGCCCCCGGCGCGGCCGTCATCCAGTTCTTCGGCGGCATCCACGAGGTCTACTTCCCGTTCGCCCTGATGAAGCCGGTGCTGATCGTCGCGCTCATCGCGGGCGGCATGACCGGTGTCACCACGAACATGCTGCTCGGCGCCGGCCTCCGCGCGCCGGCGGCACCGGGCTCGATCATCGCCGTGCTCGCACAGACGGCGAACGACAGCTACGTCGGTGTCATCCTGTCCGTCATCCTTTCGGCGGCGGTCACGTTCATCGTGGCGTCGCTCATCCTGCGGGCTTCTCGCAAGCGCGATCTGCTCGCCGAGGGCGACAAGTTCGCCTCCGCGGTCTCGCAGACCGAGGCGAACAAGGGCAAGACGTCGGCTGCCATGGATGCGCTGCGCGCCTCGGGCCGCAACGACCGTGAGTCCGTGCGCGAGGGCGAGCAGGCGGTGGACCGCCTCGAGACCGAGGCGGAGACCGGTGGTCGCCTGGACGGCGGCGCCGTCGCGGTCAAGCCGGTGCGCAACATCGTGTTCGCGTGCGACGCGGGCATGGGCTCCTCGGCCATGGGCGCGAGCGTCCTGCGCAACAAGATCAAGAAGGCGGGCATCGAGGATGTCACGGTCGTCAACAAGGCGATCGCGAACCTCGACCCCTCCGCCGACCTGGTCATCACGCAGAATCAGCTCACCGACCGGGCGCGGAAGCAGACGCCGAACGCCATCCACGTGTCGGTGGACAACTTCATGAACTCGCCGAAGTACGACGAGGTCGTGGAGATGGTGCGCGACCAGCACGACCGCGCGTGA
- a CDS encoding PTS sugar transporter subunit IIA, whose amino-acid sequence MARDVLNVGQVRIHSGSVSREDAMKEAADILEAAGAVTHAYFDAMQQREETVSTYMGNELAIPHGTNETKETILDSALSFVRYDGGVDWDGNPVTFVVGIAGKGDEHLEILSQIALLFSDDDEVAKLKQAQSPEELYTLLSAVNES is encoded by the coding sequence ATGGCACGGGACGTGCTGAACGTCGGACAGGTCCGCATCCACTCCGGCTCGGTGAGCCGCGAAGACGCGATGAAGGAGGCCGCCGACATCCTGGAGGCCGCCGGGGCCGTCACCCACGCTTACTTCGATGCGATGCAGCAGCGGGAGGAGACGGTCTCCACCTACATGGGCAACGAGCTCGCGATCCCGCACGGCACCAACGAGACGAAGGAGACGATCCTCGACTCGGCGCTGTCCTTCGTCCGCTATGACGGGGGCGTGGACTGGGACGGCAACCCGGTCACGTTCGTCGTGGGCATCGCGGGGAAGGGCGACGAGCACCTCGAGATCCTCTCGCAGATCGCGCTGCTGTTCTCCGACGATGACGAGGTCGCCAAGCTGAAGCAGGCCCAGTCGCCCGAGGAGCTCTACACCCTGCTGTCGGCGGTGAACGAATCATGA
- a CDS encoding mannitol-1-phosphate 5-dehydrogenase, translated as MKAVHFGAGNIGRGFVGLLLHEGGYELVFSDVAGDLVDAINAADSYTVHEVGEGGVDKVVTGFRAVNSQTDPQKVVDEIATADIVTTAVGPTVLRFVAPHIVAGLGTRDPALPPLIVMACENAINATDLLREEMRAQAGDAWDAIAGRAVFANTAVDRIVPGQPAGGGVDVTVEPFFEWAIEAPPFQGDLPSIPGAHFVGDLAPYIERKLFTVNTGHAATAYFGARAGVDTIAAALSDSVIIAAVARALEETSALLAAKHGLDADDLTDYRETILRRFANPALPDTVWRVGRQPLRKLSRHERFIGPAAEAAERGLSVDALLAAVGAALEFDDAEDPQSVDLQRLLREQDAATFTASVTGLEPDHPLFFRVQQLVQARQRALS; from the coding sequence ATGAAGGCCGTCCACTTCGGCGCCGGCAACATCGGTCGCGGCTTCGTCGGCCTGCTGCTGCACGAGGGCGGCTACGAGCTGGTCTTCTCCGACGTCGCCGGCGACCTCGTCGACGCCATCAACGCCGCCGACTCCTACACGGTTCACGAGGTCGGCGAGGGCGGGGTCGACAAGGTGGTCACGGGCTTCCGTGCCGTCAACAGCCAGACCGACCCCCAGAAGGTGGTCGACGAGATCGCCACCGCCGACATCGTGACGACCGCGGTCGGTCCCACCGTGCTGCGCTTCGTCGCGCCCCACATCGTGGCCGGCCTCGGCACGCGCGACCCGGCTCTCCCGCCGCTGATCGTCATGGCGTGCGAGAACGCCATCAACGCCACCGATCTCCTGCGCGAGGAGATGCGCGCGCAGGCAGGCGACGCGTGGGATGCCATCGCCGGTCGCGCCGTCTTCGCCAACACGGCCGTCGACCGCATCGTGCCGGGCCAGCCGGCCGGCGGCGGGGTGGACGTGACGGTCGAGCCGTTCTTCGAGTGGGCCATCGAGGCGCCGCCCTTCCAGGGCGACCTGCCTTCGATCCCCGGCGCTCACTTCGTCGGCGACCTCGCCCCCTACATCGAGCGCAAGCTGTTCACCGTCAACACCGGGCACGCGGCGACGGCGTACTTCGGTGCGCGTGCGGGCGTGGACACGATCGCCGCAGCGCTGTCGGATTCGGTCATCATCGCGGCCGTCGCGCGGGCGCTGGAGGAGACCTCCGCACTGCTGGCGGCCAAGCACGGGCTGGATGCCGACGACCTCACGGACTACCGCGAGACCATCCTGCGGCGGTTCGCCAACCCCGCCCTGCCCGACACCGTCTGGCGGGTCGGGCGACAGCCGCTGCGCAAGCTCTCGCGCCACGAGCGGTTCATCGGCCCTGCTGCCGAGGCGGCGGAGCGCGGTCTGTCGGTCGACGCCCTGCTGGCTGCCGTGGGCGCCGCACTGGAGTTCGACGACGCGGAGGACCCGCAGTCCGTCGACCTGCAGCGGCTGCTGCGCGAGCAGGATGCCGCGACCTTCACGGCATCCGTCACCGGGCTCGAGCCGGACCACCCGCTGTTCTTCCGCGTTCAGCAACTGGTGCAGGCACGGCAGAGGGCCCTCTCCTGA
- a CDS encoding alpha/beta hydrolase, with protein MPDDEAVEPVAGTAATPRRPRRRRVLNWVLGSIGALLVVVVIGVVVWSQIGVMAAEPEPLASVRADERVRIADGPGAIVLSPTSVESDTGLVFIPGAKVDPWAYAAILAGMVAKDEVTVVITKPWLNLAFFDPRPLDSFTGLAPDVDTWIVGGHSLGGVRACQLAEDADALALFASYCSGDLSDTDLPVLSLAGTDDGLSTPQKIADARHLLPADAEMVEIEGASHASFGDYGAQAGDGDPTITRDEMHEAVTGGLGSFADSLTR; from the coding sequence GTGCCGGACGACGAGGCTGTGGAGCCCGTCGCCGGCACCGCCGCCACGCCGCGGCGCCCACGTCGGCGCCGGGTGCTCAACTGGGTCCTCGGCTCGATCGGCGCTCTGCTGGTCGTGGTGGTGATCGGCGTCGTGGTGTGGAGCCAGATCGGCGTGATGGCCGCAGAACCGGAGCCGCTGGCGTCCGTCCGCGCCGACGAGCGGGTGCGCATCGCGGACGGGCCGGGCGCGATCGTCCTCTCCCCCACCTCAGTGGAATCGGACACGGGTCTGGTGTTCATCCCGGGTGCCAAGGTGGATCCGTGGGCGTACGCGGCGATCCTGGCGGGCATGGTGGCCAAGGACGAAGTGACGGTCGTCATCACGAAGCCCTGGCTGAACCTGGCCTTCTTCGATCCGCGGCCGCTGGATTCCTTCACCGGCCTCGCCCCCGACGTGGACACCTGGATCGTCGGCGGCCACTCGCTGGGCGGGGTGCGCGCGTGTCAGCTCGCCGAGGACGCCGATGCGCTCGCGCTGTTCGCGTCGTACTGCTCCGGCGACCTGTCCGACACCGATCTGCCGGTGCTGAGCCTGGCCGGCACGGACGACGGCCTGTCCACCCCGCAGAAGATCGCCGACGCCCGGCACCTGCTCCCCGCCGACGCGGAGATGGTCGAGATCGAGGGCGCCTCGCACGCCTCGTTCGGCGACTACGGCGCCCAGGCCGGCGACGGCGACCCCACGATCACCCGCGATGAGATGCATGAGGCGGTCACCGGTGGCCTCGGCTCCTTCGCCGATTCGCTGACGCGCTGA
- a CDS encoding flavin-containing monooxygenase has product MRANYAVIGAGPSGLAAARALTKAGLQVVGYEAADGVGGLWDIDNPRSSMYESAHLISSRTTTQFAEYPMRTRVDYPGHRALLQYFRDYADRFDLTGRFRFATTVTAVTREPDGTWTVEATGPEGATSERHTGVILANGTLAHPRVPEFPGTFSGELLHTSRYKSATALAGRRVLIIGAGNSGCDIAVDAVHHAASVDMSVRRGYHFVPRYLFGRPADTLNQGRPLPARLKQAIDTRVLRAFTGDPTRFGFPRPDHRLYESHPIVNTMLLNHLGQGDLRIRPDVAGWEGSTVHFRDGTRGEYDTVLLATGYTLDYPFVDRAELNWTGWSPQLYLNVFPPAFRGLFVMGMIEASGIGWQGRYEQAELIAAYLTAPEAVQRDFRRRVAAGPWPDLTGGYRYLGLERMSYYVNKDAYRRAVQAATAGLGGTDAGAGDGEAGAGSRRVTHRVRRSAARAARGVRAAWGRSRA; this is encoded by the coding sequence ATGCGTGCGAACTATGCCGTCATCGGCGCGGGCCCATCAGGTTTGGCCGCCGCGCGGGCGCTGACGAAGGCCGGGCTGCAGGTGGTGGGGTACGAGGCCGCCGACGGCGTGGGTGGCCTCTGGGACATCGACAATCCCCGATCGAGCATGTACGAATCCGCCCACCTGATCTCGTCGCGCACGACCACCCAGTTCGCCGAGTACCCGATGCGCACCCGCGTCGACTACCCCGGGCACCGCGCGCTGCTGCAGTACTTCCGCGACTACGCCGACCGGTTCGATCTCACGGGGCGCTTCCGCTTCGCCACCACCGTGACCGCGGTCACGCGCGAGCCCGACGGCACCTGGACGGTGGAAGCCACCGGGCCGGAGGGCGCCACCAGCGAGCGCCACACCGGCGTGATCCTCGCCAACGGCACCCTCGCCCATCCCCGCGTGCCGGAGTTCCCCGGCACGTTCAGCGGCGAGCTGCTCCACACCAGCCGGTACAAGAGCGCCACCGCCCTCGCCGGCCGACGGGTGCTCATCATCGGCGCCGGCAACTCCGGCTGCGACATCGCCGTGGATGCCGTGCACCATGCGGCATCCGTCGACATGAGCGTGCGCCGCGGCTACCACTTCGTGCCGCGCTACCTCTTCGGCCGGCCGGCCGACACCCTCAACCAGGGCCGCCCGCTGCCGGCGCGGCTGAAGCAGGCGATCGACACCCGCGTGCTGCGTGCCTTCACGGGCGATCCCACGCGCTTCGGCTTCCCCCGCCCCGACCACCGCCTGTACGAGTCGCACCCCATCGTGAACACGATGCTGCTGAACCACCTCGGTCAGGGCGACCTGCGCATCCGTCCCGACGTCGCAGGGTGGGAGGGCTCGACGGTGCACTTCCGTGACGGCACCCGGGGCGAGTACGACACCGTGCTGCTGGCGACGGGCTACACGCTGGACTATCCCTTCGTCGATCGCGCCGAGCTGAACTGGACGGGCTGGTCGCCGCAGCTGTACCTGAACGTCTTTCCGCCGGCGTTCCGCGGCCTGTTCGTGATGGGCATGATCGAGGCCTCGGGCATCGGATGGCAGGGCCGCTATGAGCAGGCCGAGCTCATCGCCGCCTACCTCACCGCGCCGGAGGCGGTGCAGCGGGACTTCCGCCGCCGGGTGGCGGCCGGCCCGTGGCCCGATCTCACCGGCGGCTACCGGTATCTGGGGCTGGAGCGCATGTCCTACTACGTCAACAAAGACGCCTACCGCCGCGCCGTGCAGGCGGCGACGGCCGGGCTCGGCGGCACGGACGCGGGCGCGGGCGATGGGGAGGCAGGTGCGGGATCGCGCCGGGTGACGCACCGCGTGCGCAGATCGGCGGCACGCGCTGCGCGGGGCGTCCGGGCCGCGTGGGGAAGGAGCAGGGCATGA
- a CDS encoding bile acid:sodium symporter family protein, with the protein MTPDDVVLNFTPGTLMILNVVLGLIMLGIALDTSPDDFRVVARKPRPFAVAILAQLLVLPAVTLGLTLLLPVTASMALGMILVACCPPGNISQVLTHRAGGNVALSVSMTAVGNLLYIVALPFSIAFWGSLRPDTRALLATVSLNGWQMLLEILLIIGLPFLVGLAVRAKLPRVAARAQPFVKWFSLLALLGFILAALIGNWGYFVAFLGVIVLVVTIHDAVALAIGYGTAVVGGLGTRERKAVTFEVGIRNAGLGLGLVFSFFGGLGGMAIVAGWWGIWDIVAGLVVAGLWARHTRRRTGSAKGDASRHAAASDVGGRPATGAAPGSGTDAAAGGAA; encoded by the coding sequence ATGACTCCCGACGACGTGGTGCTGAACTTCACCCCGGGCACCCTCATGATCCTCAACGTCGTGCTGGGGCTCATCATGCTCGGGATCGCGCTGGACACCAGCCCCGACGACTTCCGGGTCGTCGCCCGCAAGCCGCGCCCGTTCGCCGTAGCGATCCTCGCGCAGCTGCTCGTGCTCCCCGCGGTCACCCTGGGCCTCACGCTGCTGCTGCCGGTCACCGCGTCGATGGCGCTCGGCATGATCCTCGTCGCCTGCTGTCCACCGGGGAACATCTCGCAGGTGCTGACCCACCGCGCCGGAGGCAACGTCGCGCTCTCGGTGTCGATGACGGCGGTGGGCAACCTGCTCTACATCGTCGCCCTGCCCTTCAGCATCGCCTTCTGGGGATCGCTGCGGCCCGACACCCGTGCCCTGCTCGCGACGGTCTCGCTCAACGGCTGGCAGATGCTTCTGGAGATCCTGCTCATCATCGGCCTGCCGTTCCTGGTGGGCCTGGCGGTGCGGGCGAAGCTGCCGCGGGTCGCCGCGCGGGCGCAGCCGTTCGTGAAATGGTTCTCGCTCCTGGCCCTGCTCGGCTTCATCCTGGCCGCCCTCATCGGCAACTGGGGCTACTTCGTGGCGTTCCTGGGCGTCATCGTCCTCGTCGTCACGATCCACGACGCCGTCGCGCTGGCCATCGGCTACGGCACCGCGGTGGTCGGGGGTCTCGGCACGCGCGAGCGCAAGGCGGTGACATTCGAAGTCGGCATCCGAAACGCCGGACTCGGGCTGGGGCTGGTGTTCAGCTTCTTCGGCGGCCTGGGCGGCATGGCGATCGTCGCCGGCTGGTGGGGCATCTGGGACATCGTGGCCGGGCTCGTCGTCGCCGGGCTGTGGGCCCGGCACACGCGACGACGCACCGGGTCGGCGAAGGGCGACGCCTCGCGGCACGCGGCGGCATCCGACGTCGGCGGCCGCCCGGCCACCGGCGCGGCGCCCGGCAGCGGGACGGACGCGGCGGCGGGAGGTGCGGCATGA